One Bacillota bacterium DNA segment encodes these proteins:
- a CDS encoding sugar ABC transporter permease has protein sequence MSLRLSSPNPRLLRTRVGREERRLIVAFLVPALLVTFGVVLIPLLEALWISFHRYSLTTPGRPFIGLANYSSALVDPGFWAATWRTVYFTLVSTGLELVLGLMIALLLNERFVGRGLLRALVLVPWALPTIVNGMMWRWIFNADYGALNAILLQLGLIKDYQAWLSSPWVAMNCVIFADVWKMTPLVAMLLLANLQVIPAELYEAASIDGAGPLGRFRYVTLPSIRSGILVSLVTRTIEAFKVFDIIFIMTRSGPANGTQTIAYYAYTETFTALQFGKGAALSYLIAVFITLLALVYFRLIREEVQA, from the coding sequence GTGAGCCTAAGGTTGTCAAGCCCGAACCCAAGGCTCTTGCGGACGCGCGTCGGCCGGGAAGAGCGGCGTCTGATCGTCGCCTTCCTGGTCCCCGCGCTCCTGGTGACTTTCGGCGTGGTCCTCATTCCCCTCTTGGAGGCCCTCTGGATCAGCTTCCACCGCTACTCCCTGACCACCCCGGGGCGACCCTTCATCGGCCTGGCCAACTACTCGTCGGCCCTGGTCGACCCGGGCTTCTGGGCGGCCACCTGGCGAACGGTCTACTTCACCCTCGTCTCGACCGGGCTGGAGCTGGTCCTCGGCCTGATGATTGCCCTGCTCCTCAATGAGCGGTTCGTCGGGAGAGGTCTCCTGCGGGCGCTGGTCCTCGTCCCGTGGGCCCTCCCGACGATCGTCAACGGGATGATGTGGCGCTGGATCTTCAACGCCGACTACGGCGCCCTCAACGCCATCCTCCTCCAGCTCGGCCTGATCAAGGACTATCAGGCCTGGCTGTCGAGCCCGTGGGTGGCCATGAACTGCGTCATCTTCGCCGACGTATGGAAGATGACCCCCCTGGTGGCCATGCTCCTCCTGGCCAACCTTCAGGTCATCCCGGCCGAGCTCTATGAGGCCGCCTCGATCGACGGGGCGGGGCCGCTCGGCCGCTTCAGGTACGTTACCCTGCCATCCATCCGGTCGGGCATCCTGGTCTCCTTGGTGACCCGGACCATCGAGGCTTTTAAGGTCTTCGACATCATCTTCATCATGACCCGCAGCGGCCCGGCCAACGGCACCCAGACCATCGCCTACTACGCCTACACCGAGACCTTCACCGCCCTCCAGTTCGGCAAGGGGGCGGCTTTGTCTTACTTGATCGCCGTCTTTATCACCCTGCTCGCCCTGGTCTACTTCCGCCTCATCCGTGAGGAGGTGCAGGCATGA
- a CDS encoding extracellular solute-binding protein, which produces MVKRSLAVLVVMAVVLSIALTSGCAKKPQPVTLQMITMKQAAYSDAHISEMVKKFNEANPNITVQVTFVPYESLHDKIVTDLASGQGQYDVVLVDEIWPAEFAASNMVQDITARITPEMKAGVNPALLDILRVGDKYYGIPWILDTKFLFYNKNMLAKAGYTAAPKTWDELVTMAKTLKAKKICDFPIVWSWAQAEAIMCDYAQLVYSYGGDIIAPDGTAKFNQGGALDALKFMIKTLKDGVTNPNSLTYLEEDVRQVFSEGKAAFCLNWTYVYALANDPASSKVAGQVAIAPTPAGKPGTAVGVSGSMGLSLAKSTKHPEEAWKLIVFLTSEANQKLYASDSLPIWKAALDAPDLNAPKELAATLRVQYQAVKGRPQFVIWYNAFSTKAQVALQQALLGKATPEAAMSQLVKDMDSVKK; this is translated from the coding sequence ATGGTTAAGCGTTCACTGGCCGTCTTGGTAGTAATGGCCGTTGTCCTTTCCATCGCCCTGACCTCAGGCTGCGCCAAGAAGCCGCAGCCGGTCACGCTCCAGATGATCACGATGAAGCAGGCGGCCTATAGCGATGCCCACATCAGTGAGATGGTCAAGAAGTTCAACGAGGCCAACCCGAACATCACCGTCCAGGTTACCTTCGTGCCTTACGAATCCCTCCACGACAAGATCGTCACCGACCTGGCCTCCGGTCAGGGGCAGTACGACGTGGTTCTGGTCGATGAGATCTGGCCGGCCGAGTTCGCGGCCTCCAACATGGTCCAGGACATCACGGCCAGGATCACCCCCGAGATGAAGGCCGGCGTAAACCCAGCCCTCCTTGACATCCTCAGGGTCGGCGACAAGTACTACGGCATCCCCTGGATCCTGGACACCAAGTTCCTCTTCTACAATAAGAACATGCTGGCCAAGGCCGGGTACACGGCCGCCCCGAAGACCTGGGACGAGCTGGTGACGATGGCCAAGACGCTCAAGGCCAAGAAGATCTGCGACTTCCCCATCGTCTGGAGCTGGGCTCAGGCCGAGGCGATCATGTGTGACTACGCCCAACTCGTCTACTCCTACGGCGGCGACATCATCGCCCCGGACGGCACCGCCAAATTCAATCAGGGCGGGGCCCTGGACGCCCTCAAGTTCATGATCAAGACCCTCAAAGACGGCGTCACCAACCCCAACTCTCTGACCTACCTGGAGGAAGATGTCCGCCAGGTCTTCTCCGAGGGCAAGGCGGCCTTCTGCCTGAACTGGACCTACGTCTACGCTTTGGCCAATGACCCCGCCTCGTCCAAGGTGGCCGGGCAGGTGGCCATCGCCCCGACTCCGGCCGGCAAGCCCGGAACGGCCGTCGGCGTTTCCGGCTCGATGGGCCTCTCCCTGGCCAAGAGCACCAAGCACCCCGAAGAGGCCTGGAAGTTGATCGTCTTCCTGACCAGCGAAGCCAATCAGAAACTTTATGCCTCTGACTCTCTGCCAATCTGGAAGGCGGCCCTGGACGCCCCGGACCTGAACGCCCCCAAGGAATTGGCGGCCACCCTCCGGGTCCAGTACCAGGCGGTCAAGGGGCGCCCGCAGTTCGTCATCTGGTACAACGCCTTCTCGACCAAGGCCCAGGTGGCCTTGCAGCAGGCCCTTCTCGGCAAAGCCACGCCTGAAGCGGCCATGTCCCAGTTGGTCAAGGACATGGACAGCGTCAAGAAGTGA
- a CDS encoding SIS domain-containing protein — MTDDILAQPRAFEGLAATAPERWEEAMERLGDLGRFGRVVLTGMGSSYFASIAGACALTARGIPAVFELTSSLLYYGRGRLQPDDLVVAVSQSGESVEVVKLLKYLAGTGTTTLGLTNDATSAAAGLTDATLEMRVEPDHGVAIKSYGASVLTLLYLASRLTGEAPDRWAERARAAAAAVREANEAARDWLDLGRGLDGSRAAVITGRGPSLSAAMAGALLFNEVAKVPAWGEDGGEFRHGVIEVAEPGFLAGVVMADGPSRELGAVLAAYLVAAGARVLVVAPRSARAGAEKTGATILTLPDLDERLMPLVQVVPFQWLSVGWAEARGFVPGRFRHTPGVIRSEGREVTGGNHADD, encoded by the coding sequence ATGACTGACGACATCCTGGCCCAGCCTCGGGCCTTCGAGGGACTGGCGGCTACCGCCCCCGAGCGCTGGGAAGAGGCCATGGAAAGGCTGGGCGACCTCGGCCGGTTCGGCCGGGTGGTCCTGACCGGCATGGGCAGCTCGTACTTCGCCTCCATCGCCGGAGCCTGCGCCCTGACCGCCCGCGGCATTCCCGCCGTCTTCGAGCTCACATCGTCTCTTCTCTATTACGGACGCGGACGCCTGCAGCCCGACGACCTGGTCGTGGCGGTGTCCCAGTCGGGGGAGAGCGTCGAGGTGGTCAAGCTCCTCAAGTACCTGGCCGGCACGGGCACGACCACCCTCGGCCTGACCAACGACGCCACCTCGGCCGCCGCCGGACTGACCGACGCCACCCTCGAGATGCGGGTCGAGCCCGATCACGGCGTCGCCATAAAGTCCTATGGGGCGAGCGTCTTGACCCTCCTCTACCTGGCGTCCCGCCTGACCGGCGAGGCGCCGGACCGTTGGGCCGAGCGGGCCCGCGCGGCCGCGGCCGCCGTCCGGGAAGCCAACGAGGCCGCCCGCGACTGGCTCGACTTGGGCCGCGGGCTGGACGGGTCCCGGGCGGCGGTGATCACCGGCCGGGGACCCTCCCTGAGCGCGGCCATGGCCGGCGCCCTCCTCTTCAACGAAGTGGCCAAGGTCCCGGCCTGGGGCGAGGATGGCGGGGAGTTCCGCCACGGGGTCATCGAGGTCGCCGAACCCGGCTTCCTGGCCGGAGTGGTCATGGCCGACGGCCCCTCCCGCGAGCTCGGGGCCGTCCTGGCCGCCTACCTGGTCGCCGCCGGGGCCCGCGTCCTGGTGGTCGCCCCGCGCTCGGCTCGGGCCGGCGCCGAGAAGACCGGCGCGACCATCTTGACCCTTCCGGACTTGGACGAACGGCTGATGCCGCTGGTTCAAGTGGTCCCGTTCCAGTGGCTCAGCGTCGGCTGGGCCGAAGCGCGGGGCTTCGTGCCCGGACGGTTCCGTCATACGCCTGGAGTAATCCGCAGTGAGGGCAGGGAGGTGACGGGTGGGAATCACGCGGACGACTGA